In Oryza sativa Japonica Group chromosome 11, ASM3414082v1, the following are encoded in one genomic region:
- the LOC107278320 gene encoding disease resistance protein PIK5-NP: MAVYSVATGALAPVLSKLSALLGDEHLDLAERTRSDAMFIRSQLEAVHSLLLPRISWGMTGEEVDALCKDELMAEVRELSYDMDDAIDEFFLEEPMAGGDGGPFDELKTRVEDVSKRFSDSRRWRPPVEQHQPSLTAATVDCPPPHARFVHNMMDVSELVEMDKQHEKELIKLLEQGADTSIYASRWRIATPWHDKEQSTVVKVPEREWGFPDNRNSPFIWASDSFERLRSGSLCGDTLRLDGEGANIRKLLSTLRNKVGRAQLVQVEDKRKRVEEATKPCEFHEVKTICILGLPGAGKTTLAKLLYSHHSTTEQQFQHRAFVSLSPGANLTDTLTDILLQVGAYNDDATPYCGTGTPHQQYLIDNISAYLIGKKYLIIIDDVWHWEEWEVIRKSIPKNDLGSRIIMTTRLNSIAEKCRNDDMDAFVYETEALDYVDAWLLCDKVARKSVTCMNINPCYDIVDMCYGMPLALIRVSSALAEEIQALDSDERQIWRALRRVEDGILDIPSLKPLAESLCLGYDHLPLYLRTLLLCCSVYHWLDGGIVQRGRLVTRWIAEGFVSEEKAAEGYFDELVGRGWMKHRGLNEYEIHPMMLAILRYKSKEYNFVTCLGTGSDTCTSASLSYSSPTMAIRRLCLQRGYPMKCFSSMDVSHTRSLVILGDVIGVPLDMFKRLRVLDLEDNIGIEDSHLKKICEQLESLRLLKYLGLKGTRITKLPQEIQKLKQLEILYVRSTGIEELPWEIGELKQLRTLDVRNTRISELPSQIGELKHLRTLDVSNMWNISELPSQIGELKHLQTLDVRNTSVRELPSQIGELKHLRTLDVRNTGVRELPWQAGQISGSLHVHTDDSDEGMRLPEGVCEDLIKGIPKAELAKCSEVLSINIVDRLGSPPIGIFKVIGLHKSIPKLIKDHFNVLSSLDIRRYNKLEEDDHEFLANNMPNLQMLVLRFEAPQREPIIINRTGFQMLERFLVESRVPRITFQEGAMPKLKHLEFKFYAGPPSKDPIGITHLKSLQKVVFRCSKWYKSDNPGIKAAIDVVKKEARQHPNRPISLLITEGDKEVPNIEAHGSSENIVVVHAAPDDAISCSSCGRTSTSIQEGTVRDRIPAMDLFWPEFNSYEKAKRN, from the exons ATGGCCGTATACAGCGTCGCCACGGGGGCCTTGGCTCCCGTCCTATCGAAGCTCTCCGCTTTGCTGGGCGACGAGCACTTGGATCTTGCGGAGAGGACCCGGAGCGACGCCATGTTCATCAGGTCCCAGCTGGAGGCCGTgcactctctcctcctcccgagGATTAGTTGGGGAATGACGGGGGAGGAAGTCGATGCTTTGTGCAAGGATGAGTTGATGGCGGAGGTGCGTGAGCTGTCCTACGACATGGACGACGCCATCGACGAATTCTTCTTAGAGGAGCCcatggcgggcggcgacggtggccctTTCGATGAGCTCAAGACAAGAGTTGAGGATGTCTCCAAGCGGTTCTCCGacagccggcggtggaggccacCGGTGGAGCAACATCAACCATCCCTAACCGCCGCAACCGTAGACTGTCCACCTCCTCACGCTCGCTTCGTCCACAACATGATGGATGTGTCAGAGCTCGTGGAGATGGACAAACAACATGAGAAAGAGCTCATCAAATTGCTGGAACAAGGTGCGGACACAAGCATATATGCTTCCCGGTGGCGCATCGCAACACCATGGCATGATAAGGAG CAAAGTACTGTGGTCAAGGTGCCGGAAAGAGAGTGGGGCTTCCCGGACAATCGGAACAGTCCATTTATATGGGCGAGTGATTCGTTTGAACGATTGCGTTCGGGAAGTTTGTGTGGAGATACGTTGCGGTTGGATGGTGAAGGCGCGAACATCCGCAAGCTCTTGTCCACCCTCCGGAATAAGGTGGGCCGCGCCCAGTTGGTGCAGGTCGAGGATAAGAGAAAAAGGGTAGAGGAGGCGACGAAGCCTTGTGAATTTCACGAGGTCAAAACAATATGCATCCTTGGATTGCCTGGCGCAGGCAAAACAACTCTTGCAAAACTGTTGTACTCCCATCACTCAACGACAGAGCAGCAATTCCAACACCGGGCTTTCGTGTCACTCTCTCCGGGTGCCAATCTCACCGACACTCTTACTGATATTTTATTGCAAGTAGGAGCATATAATGATGATGCAACACCATATTGTGGGACCGGAACACCGCACCAACAGTATCTCATTGACAATATATCAGCTTATCTCATTGGCAAAAA GTATCTTATTATAATTGATGACGTTTGGCACTGGGAAGAGTGGGAAGTCATCAGAAAGTCCATTCCAAAGAATGATCTGGGTAGCAGAATAATCATGACTACTCGTCTTAATTCAATAGCTGAGAAGTGTCGCAATGATGACATGGATGCGTTTGTTTATGAAACTGAGGCTCTGGATTATGTGGATGCTTGGTTGTTGTGTGACAAGGTAGCAAGAAAGTCTGTCACATGTATGAACATTAATCCATGCTATGATATCGTGGACATGTGCTATGGTATGCCGTTAGCACTAATTCGTGTGTCGTCAGCATTGGCAGAAGAGATACAAGCTTTAGACAGTGATGAACGGCAAATATGGAGGGCTCTGAGACGGGTAGAGGATGGTATTTTGGACATCCCATCCTTGAAGCCATTGGCAGAGAGTTTATGCCTTGGTTACGACCATCTTCCTCTCTATCTGAGGACTTTGTTGTTATGTTGTAGTGTGTACCATTGGCTTGATGGTGGGATTGTTCAAAGGGGCCGTTTGGTCACAAGGTGGATTGCTGAAGGATTTGTTTCAGAAGAGAAAGCAGCAGAAGGTTACTTTGATGAGCTTGTCGGCAGAGGATGGATGAAGCATAGAGGGTTGAACGAGTATGAGATCCACCCTATGATGCTGGCCATCCTTAGATACAAATCGAAGGAGTACAATTTTGTAACTTGTTTGGGTACGGGATCTGATACTTGTACTAGTGCATCTCTATCCTACTCCTCTCCAACAATGGCGATTCGCCGGCTTTGTCTTCAAAGGGGGTACCCAATGAAATGCTTCTCAAGTATGGATGTGTCACACACTCGCAGCCTTGTCATCCTTGGCGACGTGATAGGAGTCCCCTTGGATATGTTTAAAAGATTGCGAGTGTTGGACCTTGAAGATAATATCGGTATAGAGGACTCCCACCTGAAGAAGATATGTGAGCAGCTAGAGAGCCTCAGGCTGCTCAAGTACCTAGGTCTCAAGGGTACGCGAATCACTAAGCTCCCACAGGAGATACAGAAGCTGAAGCAACTGGAGATTTTGTACGTGAGGAGCACAGGCATCGAAGAGCTCCCATGGGAGATCGGGGAATTGAAACAACTGCGGACTCTGGACGTGAGGAACACGCGGATCAGCGAGCTCCCGTCGCAGATCGGGGAGCTCAAACATCTGCGGACTCTGGACGTGAGTAACATGTGGAATATCAGCGAGCTGCCGTCGCAAATCGGGGAGCTGAAGCATCTACAAACTCTGGATGTGAGGAACACGTCAGTGAGAGAGCTGCCATCGCAAATCGGGGAGCTGAAGCATCTGCGGACTCTGGATGTGAGGAACACGGGGGTGAGAGAGCTGCCATGGCAAGCTGGCCAGATCTCGGGATCGCTGCACGTGCATACAGATGACAGTGACGAGGGCATGCGGCTGCCAGAAGGCGTATGCGAAGATCTGATCAAGGGTATTCCCAAGGCTGAGCTCGCAAAGTGCAGTGAGGTCCTATCCATCAATATTGTCGATCGTTTAGGATCTCCCCCTATTGGCATATTCAAGGTTATTGGCTTGCACAAGAGTATCCCGAAGCTGATCAAAGATCATTTCAATGTTCTTTCTTCCCTAGACATCAGGCGGTACAACAAGCTAGAGGAGGATGACCATGAGTTTCTAGCCAACAATATGCCTAACCTCCAGATGCTTGTACTGAGGTTCGAGGCCCCACAAAGAGAGCCCATCATCATTAACCGCACAGGCTTCCAGATGCTGGAGAGATTCCTTGTGGAGAGCCGGGTGCCACGGATAACCTTCCAGGAAGGAGCCATGCCCAAGCTCAAGCATCTCGAGTTTAAGTTCTACGCTGGCCCACCAAGCAAAGATCCCATAGGAATCACCCACCTCAAGAGCCTCCAAAAGGTGGTCTTTCGCTGCTCCAAATGGTACAAGAGCGACAACCCTGGCATCAAGGCTGCCATTGACGTCGTGAAGAAAGAAGCAAGGCAGCATCCCAACCGGCCGATCAGCCTTCTCATCACTGAGGGCGATAAGGAGGTACCGAATATTGAGGCACACGGGAGCAGTGAAAACATTGTCGTTGTCCACGCTGCTCCTGACGACGCCATCAGTTGCTCTAGCTGCGGCCGAACCAGCACTAGTATCCAAGAGGGAACAGTCCGAGATCGAATACCAGCTATGGATTTGTTCTGGCCGGAGTTTAACAGCTAtgaaaaagcaaaaagaaaCTAG